In Candidatus Deferrimicrobium sp., the following proteins share a genomic window:
- the purE gene encoding 5-(carboxyamino)imidazole ribonucleotide mutase, whose product MMAGKVLILIGSSSDAETMRAAEEVLSGYGIPCEMTVASAHRSPGRTQSLARNAEKEGFSVIIAGAGGAAHLAGCVAAETVLPVIGVPLAASPLGGFDALLSTVQMPAGVPVATVAVGMAGAQNAAHLAAQILSISSPRLRVKIRAGRKKMAVAVEEAAKRLP is encoded by the coding sequence ATGATGGCAGGGAAGGTCCTGATCCTCATTGGAAGCTCCTCCGACGCGGAGACGATGCGGGCGGCGGAGGAGGTGTTGTCGGGCTACGGGATCCCGTGCGAGATGACCGTCGCGTCCGCGCATCGCTCGCCGGGGCGGACCCAGTCGCTGGCCCGCAACGCGGAGAAGGAGGGGTTCTCGGTCATCATCGCCGGAGCGGGAGGCGCGGCGCACCTCGCCGGTTGCGTGGCCGCCGAGACGGTGCTCCCGGTGATCGGTGTCCCGCTGGCCGCGTCGCCCCTGGGCGGGTTCGATGCCCTGCTCTCGACCGTCCAGATGCCTGCGGGTGTGCCGGTGGCGACCGTGGCCGTGGGAATGGCGGGAGCCCAGAACGCGGCGCACCTTGCGGCGCAGATTCTTTCCATTTCGTCCCCGAGGCTTCGGGTAAAGATCCGGGCAGGCCGGAAAAAGATGGCGGTCGCCGTCGAAGAGGCGGCGAAGCGGCTTCCATGA
- a CDS encoding L-threonylcarbamoyladenylate synthase, protein MTRLILLDADRADRSMTPNPRFLAAMIDSLRAGGAVIFPTDTLYGLGVDPCSEKGLNRLLAAKGRDRSKPIPLLLSGGNQVDRWTRHVPPAAARLMDRFWPGALTLVLPADPGVHPAVTGGGDTVGLRVPDHPVPRALAAGLSGAITGTSANRSGNSGSWRSAEEIVREFTGVVDWVLWGGAPLRASRCREGSGNSPGSTVVRMTDGHPVLLREGVLPFRDIIEFLQKG, encoded by the coding sequence ATGACGCGCCTGATCCTCCTCGATGCCGATCGCGCCGACAGGTCGATGACTCCGAATCCACGCTTTCTTGCGGCGATGATCGATTCGCTGCGCGCCGGAGGGGCGGTGATCTTCCCCACCGACACCTTGTACGGACTCGGCGTGGACCCGTGCTCGGAAAAGGGACTCAACCGGTTGCTCGCCGCCAAGGGCCGGGACCGGTCGAAACCGATCCCGTTGCTCCTGTCGGGGGGGAACCAGGTCGACCGCTGGACGCGGCACGTTCCGCCCGCCGCCGCCCGCCTCATGGACCGGTTCTGGCCCGGTGCCCTCACGCTGGTGCTCCCCGCGGATCCGGGGGTCCACCCGGCCGTGACCGGCGGGGGAGACACGGTGGGGCTGCGCGTCCCCGACCATCCCGTCCCGCGGGCGTTGGCGGCGGGACTCTCCGGCGCCATCACAGGCACGTCGGCCAACCGGTCAGGGAATTCCGGGTCGTGGAGGTCCGCCGAGGAGATCGTCCGGGAATTCACCGGGGTGGTCGATTGGGTCTTGTGGGGTGGGGCCCCGTTACGAGCTTCGCGCTGCCGGGAAGGTTCCGGGAACTCCCCCGGCTCCACCGTGGTGCGGATGACCGACGGCCACCCGGTCCTGTTGAGGGAAGGGGTTCTCCCGTTTCGCGACATCATCGAATTCCTGCAGAAAGGGTGA